From a single Calothrix sp. NIES-2098 genomic region:
- a CDS encoding ParB family protein has protein sequence MPIVPINQILVGRNRRPIKGEKVDELKESIRANGLLNPITVDQKLNLIAGLHRLTACKLLGLDAIACNIVTYQYAEQARLAEIDENLIRNELEPLERSELWLERDRILERMGLRAKAGDNQHTLKGGEMISPPLKRTVELAREAGYSERTFQHGKQIAKGIHPDVKQMIKGTAIAESPTALLKIARAGSQERAVAEAAQQAFELAEAQGDVQAAEKQAKLLAEAKNKQKELQTLAYNSALAEKEVKSLSKKSQCQPSNPAKNVTVGEEWMLGRHLVYCGDTAKQEFTNLLPSDAALAIATVSSTWNHNYLVGEARVVAVLRSQGQIYEFYQRNQMPFQYELLLGNIYVGIFSHQSLSQPQTEINVEGVEGIVNYLINLYTSLNNFVIAPFMGNGEVLIACERMGRICFIGDDRPELVSRGIGRWEKWTGKQSQKTR, from the coding sequence ATGCCTATTGTGCCCATAAATCAAATTCTCGTTGGTCGTAACCGCCGTCCAATTAAGGGTGAGAAGGTTGATGAATTAAAGGAATCAATTAGGGCTAATGGTCTTTTGAACCCGATTACGGTGGATCAAAAGCTGAATTTAATTGCGGGATTGCATCGGTTGACGGCTTGTAAGCTGTTGGGGCTGGATGCGATCGCCTGTAATATTGTGACCTACCAATATGCTGAACAAGCTCGTTTAGCAGAGATTGATGAGAATTTGATCCGTAATGAGCTAGAACCGCTAGAGCGATCGGAGTTGTGGTTGGAGCGCGATCGCATTTTGGAACGTATGGGATTGCGGGCGAAGGCGGGAGATAACCAACATACTCTTAAAGGTGGTGAAATGATTTCACCACCTCTAAAACGAACTGTGGAGTTAGCAAGGGAGGCTGGCTACTCTGAGCGCACCTTTCAGCATGGAAAGCAGATTGCAAAAGGGATTCACCCCGATGTCAAACAAATGATTAAGGGAACTGCGATCGCCGAAAGTCCCACAGCTTTATTAAAAATAGCCAGAGCAGGTAGTCAAGAACGCGCTGTAGCAGAAGCAGCACAACAGGCTTTTGAATTAGCCGAGGCGCAAGGAGATGTACAAGCGGCTGAAAAGCAAGCCAAACTGCTGGCTGAGGCTAAGAATAAGCAAAAAGAGTTACAGACTTTAGCATATAACAGTGCTTTGGCAGAAAAAGAAGTCAAGTCACTGTCCAAAAAAAGCCAGTGTCAGCCATCCAACCCAGCGAAAAATGTAACGGTGGGTGAAGAATGGATGCTAGGAAGGCATTTAGTGTATTGTGGCGATACGGCGAAACAAGAGTTCACGAACTTGCTACCCTCGGATGCAGCATTGGCGATCGCGACTGTCTCCTCAACTTGGAATCATAATTATTTAGTTGGGGAAGCGCGGGTTGTAGCGGTACTGCGATCGCAAGGGCAGATTTATGAATTTTATCAGCGTAATCAAATGCCTTTTCAATACGAATTACTGTTAGGAAATATCTATGTAGGGATTTTTTCTCATCAATCTCTATCCCAGCCACAGACAGAAATTAATGTTGAAGGTGTAGAAGGAATTGTTAATTACTTAATTAATTTATATACCAGTCTCAATAATTTTGTGATTGCACCGTTTATGGGTAATGGTGAAGTTTTAATTGCTTGCGAACGCATGGGGCGAATCTGTTTTATTGGCGACGATCGGCCGGAGTTAGTTAGCCGGGGAATTGGGCGATGGGAGAAGTGGACGGGAAAGCAATCTCAGAAAACGAGGTAA
- a CDS encoding secretion protein HlyD produces the protein MAVNKESPLFKQPVQRWQIVLGVSVIFATGLASFYTLSTLFRSNIQSRPTNPPKAAPAKVAITALGRLQPQGEITYLSAPHSINGVRVEKLLVKEGDKVQAGQILAYLEDYNRSTAALQQALDKLQVAKAQLAQVKSGAKTGDIDAQKATIASLQSQLKGDVATQDATVARLLAQVENAKTENDRYQQLFKQGAIAASVSDSKALQLKTAQQQLAEAQATKKRTQDTLQSQIKQAQSQLSSVKEVRPVDVELAQTQVRSATTAVKQAKADQDLTYIKSPIDGTILKVHARTGEVIATSGFAEIGNISQMYVVAEVYQTDIQKVRKGQKVTITSPAIVGKLQGTVEEVGWQVDKQSIFSLNPGSDTDRKIVEVKICIDDPADSAKVSRLTNLQVDVAIHI, from the coding sequence ATGGCAGTAAACAAAGAAAGCCCATTATTCAAACAGCCCGTACAAAGATGGCAAATAGTTTTAGGAGTTTCTGTCATCTTCGCTACTGGACTAGCATCTTTTTACACTTTATCAACATTATTTCGGTCTAATATTCAGAGTCGCCCAACAAATCCGCCAAAGGCTGCTCCGGCGAAAGTTGCAATCACTGCTTTAGGGCGTTTACAGCCTCAAGGCGAAATTACTTATTTGTCTGCACCTCATTCCATTAACGGTGTGCGAGTTGAAAAACTATTAGTTAAGGAAGGAGACAAGGTACAAGCTGGACAAATCTTAGCTTACCTAGAAGACTACAATCGCTCTACAGCAGCTTTGCAACAAGCTTTAGATAAACTGCAAGTTGCGAAAGCCCAATTAGCTCAAGTAAAATCTGGTGCTAAAACTGGAGATATTGACGCTCAAAAAGCGACGATCGCGAGTTTACAGTCACAATTAAAAGGTGACGTAGCAACCCAAGACGCAACCGTTGCAAGACTCCTGGCGCAGGTAGAAAACGCTAAAACCGAAAACGATCGCTATCAGCAATTGTTCAAACAAGGTGCGATCGCCGCTTCTGTATCAGATAGCAAAGCACTGCAACTCAAAACTGCACAACAGCAGCTAGCGGAAGCCCAAGCCACCAAGAAGCGTACTCAAGACACACTACAAAGCCAAATTAAACAAGCACAATCGCAACTCAGCAGTGTTAAAGAAGTACGTCCTGTAGATGTTGAGTTAGCACAAACCCAAGTCAGAAGTGCCACAACTGCTGTTAAACAAGCAAAAGCAGACCAAGATTTAACTTACATTAAATCTCCCATTGACGGCACAATTTTGAAAGTTCACGCCAGGACAGGCGAAGTAATTGCTACTTCTGGCTTTGCGGAGATAGGTAATATCTCGCAAATGTATGTGGTTGCAGAAGTGTATCAAACCGATATTCAAAAAGTGCGTAAAGGTCAAAAAGTGACTATTACTAGCCCAGCAATTGTCGGCAAATTGCAGGGAACCGTAGAAGAAGTGGGTTGGCAAGTTGACAAGCAAAGTATCTTCAGCCTCAACCCAGGATCGGACACAGATCGCAAAATTGTTGAGGTAAAAATCTGCATAGACGATCCCGCAGATAGCGCCAAAGTATCAAGGCTCACCAACTTACAAGTTGATGTTGCGATTCATATTTAA
- a CDS encoding DevC protein produces MNFKIPLAWLQLVQQKVRFLVAIAGIAFIVLLMFIQLGFQDALYSSATAVHQSLKGDLFLVSSQYKSLTSNQSFSRTRLYQALGFDGVESVSPIYLQFAKLKNPVNSEKYSIYVIGFDPGRSVLNIPEVEENLDKLKIPDMMLFDRDSRSEFGPIAERFNRGQTEQTVEIFPFNSLIGYRVRVGGLFSLGPSFGVDGNLIVSDSTFLRINPNTRPAEMIDVGVITLKPGTDPEKVLKSLQASLPNDVQVFTYQGFIDFEKQYWAIRTPIGFILSLMLTMASVVGVVIVYQILYSNISTQFVAYATLKAMGYANRYLLNVVFQQALLLAILSFIPGFILSVLLYDFAMKATKLPIMMTFNNAFLVLVSAILMCLTSGSLAINKLRSADPADIF; encoded by the coding sequence ATGAATTTTAAAATTCCTTTAGCATGGCTACAGCTAGTCCAGCAAAAAGTGCGTTTTCTGGTAGCTATAGCGGGGATTGCTTTTATTGTGCTGCTGATGTTTATTCAGCTAGGGTTTCAAGACGCACTTTATTCTAGTGCTACCGCAGTACATCAAAGTTTGAAAGGAGATTTGTTTTTAGTTAGTTCTCAATATAAGTCTTTGACCTCAAATCAAAGCTTTTCTCGAACTCGTTTATATCAAGCATTGGGGTTTGATGGTGTCGAGTCAGTTAGCCCAATCTATTTGCAATTTGCCAAGTTGAAAAACCCTGTAAATAGCGAGAAATATTCAATCTATGTTATTGGGTTCGATCCTGGGAGATCGGTTTTAAATATTCCTGAAGTTGAGGAAAATTTAGACAAACTCAAAATTCCGGATATGATGCTTTTCGACCGGGATTCACGTTCGGAATTTGGGCCGATTGCAGAAAGATTCAATCGAGGTCAAACTGAACAGACAGTTGAAATATTTCCCTTTAATTCATTAATTGGTTATCGTGTCAGAGTTGGCGGCTTATTTAGTTTAGGGCCTTCCTTTGGGGTAGATGGTAACTTAATTGTCAGCGATTCAACTTTTCTGCGCATCAATCCCAATACCCGCCCCGCAGAAATGATAGATGTAGGCGTAATCACTTTAAAACCTGGTACAGATCCAGAGAAGGTTCTGAAAAGTTTACAAGCTTCATTACCTAATGACGTTCAAGTTTTTACTTACCAAGGTTTTATTGATTTTGAAAAACAATATTGGGCTATCAGAACCCCAATTGGTTTTATTCTGAGTCTAATGCTGACAATGGCTTCTGTTGTAGGTGTCGTAATTGTTTACCAAATTCTCTACAGCAACATTTCGACTCAATTTGTGGCTTATGCAACTTTAAAAGCTATGGGTTATGCCAATAGATACTTATTGAATGTGGTTTTTCAGCAAGCTTTATTATTGGCAATTTTAAGCTTTATTCCCGGATTTATTTTATCCGTGCTGCTCTACGATTTTGCTATGAAAGCCACAAAGTTGCCAATTATGATGACCTTTAACAATGCGTTCTTGGTCTTAGTTTCCGCAATTTTAATGTGCTTAACTTCTGGGTCGTTAGCTATCAATAAACTGCGTTCCGCAGACCCCGCCGATATTTTCTAA
- a CDS encoding NAD-dependent epimerase/dehydratase produces the protein MNLENKTLLITGIDEFIGWRAAELAIAKGMKVRGLQSSAVGDKKAQNLGVEVIVGSINDAKIAQKACEGVDIVFHTAQLAQEAGAIKDFREMNVDGTITMAKAAKSAGVKTFVHLSSVLVYGFNYSDRITESEPLAEEKNPYCQSKIEAEVALLPLNNPPDFGIIIIRAGDVYGPGCIPWVVRPVHFMRQKLFAYASDEHGVINHVYVDNLIDGIFLAIEKETYGEIFNITDGEQTSWKEYFTRLAEISGSPAPMSLGKDEIKLFLKLRVQGQKLFRKKADILPESIDFMTRPYACSIAKAQSLLNYTPKIGLEEGLQIIQEWLEKTNIQDLMK, from the coding sequence ATGAACCTGGAAAACAAAACTCTCCTAATCACCGGAATTGACGAATTTATCGGTTGGCGTGCGGCTGAGTTAGCCATCGCTAAGGGAATGAAAGTCCGAGGGCTACAAAGTTCTGCTGTTGGCGATAAAAAAGCGCAAAACTTAGGCGTTGAGGTGATTGTTGGTAGTATTAACGATGCGAAGATTGCTCAAAAAGCTTGTGAGGGAGTAGACATCGTTTTCCACACTGCTCAACTTGCTCAAGAAGCTGGCGCAATCAAAGATTTTCGTGAGATGAATGTTGACGGAACCATCACTATGGCGAAAGCGGCCAAAAGTGCTGGTGTCAAAACCTTTGTGCATCTTTCGAGTGTATTGGTTTATGGATTTAATTATAGCGATCGCATCACAGAATCCGAGCCATTAGCTGAAGAAAAAAACCCTTACTGCCAAAGTAAAATTGAAGCAGAAGTTGCCCTACTACCGCTAAATAATCCCCCAGATTTTGGCATTATTATCATTCGAGCAGGCGATGTTTACGGGCCGGGATGTATCCCTTGGGTAGTTCGCCCAGTTCATTTTATGCGTCAAAAGTTATTTGCTTATGCTAGTGATGAACACGGCGTTATCAATCACGTATATGTAGATAACTTAATTGATGGTATTTTTCTTGCTATTGAAAAAGAAACTTACGGCGAAATCTTCAATATTACAGACGGCGAACAAACTTCTTGGAAAGAGTATTTTACACGTTTAGCTGAAATATCTGGTTCCCCTGCACCCATGTCTTTAGGAAAAGACGAAATCAAACTATTTCTCAAACTGCGCGTGCAAGGACAAAAGCTATTTCGTAAAAAAGCCGATATTCTGCCAGAGTCAATAGATTTTATGACTCGTCCCTACGCTTGTTCTATTGCTAAAGCCCAAAGCTTATTAAATTATACACCCAAAATTGGGCTAGAAGAGGGATTACAAATCATACAAGAATGGCTAGAAAAGACCAATATTCAAGACTTGATGAAATAG
- a CDS encoding glycosyl transferase family protein yields MADLEKFLCNSLLGWLAIQVCLTLVFLLSLHSSQKNLLPDDQLPKTAVILCLRGADPYLRQCLRALLRQNYPQYELKVVVDHQDDPAWNIAIETIQKLGVANVEISSLRNVRNNCSLKCSSLVQAVSELDDSYKIVALVDSHTVVHRNWLRELVNPLAHPKVGATTGGPWYLPEGKYWWSLVPYISNVSLVIQKYLFGMPWGGSLAIKIEVLHQSGLLNKWSLALCEDIAIASVLRKYKMRVKFVPSLLMVNREDCDLPSLRDRIQRQLICSRLYHPQPTAIIGDTISSILIPTMVLICLLWALFASQWENFVLLLGCYSSYTVGLLWLMLILEQGVQQNTRDRHQPQAQISLTTICKLLIGIPLTQWIYGLGLLSTLGMSTITWRGVSYRIFGPWNIRLEEYKPYRGG; encoded by the coding sequence ATGGCAGATTTGGAGAAATTTCTGTGTAACTCGTTGCTGGGTTGGCTGGCTATTCAGGTATGTTTAACCCTGGTGTTTCTATTGTCTCTGCATTCAAGCCAGAAAAACTTGTTACCAGATGACCAGTTACCCAAAACTGCGGTGATTCTTTGTCTGCGGGGAGCCGATCCTTATCTGAGACAATGCTTACGCGCCTTGCTGCGACAAAATTATCCCCAATATGAATTAAAAGTTGTAGTCGATCATCAAGACGATCCAGCTTGGAACATTGCGATTGAGACAATCCAAAAATTAGGAGTAGCTAACGTAGAAATTAGCTCTTTGCGCAATGTACGCAACAATTGTAGTCTCAAGTGCAGTTCTTTAGTGCAAGCTGTCTCAGAATTGGATGATTCCTACAAGATAGTTGCCTTGGTTGATAGCCATACTGTAGTCCATCGTAATTGGCTGCGAGAATTAGTCAACCCCTTAGCCCATCCTAAGGTGGGTGCAACAACTGGTGGCCCTTGGTATTTGCCTGAAGGTAAATACTGGTGGTCTTTAGTACCTTATATCAGCAATGTATCCTTAGTTATACAGAAGTATCTGTTTGGGATGCCTTGGGGTGGAAGTTTGGCTATCAAAATAGAAGTACTTCACCAATCGGGACTTCTCAATAAATGGAGTCTAGCTCTGTGCGAAGATATTGCGATCGCTAGCGTCTTACGCAAGTATAAGATGCGGGTAAAATTTGTACCTTCGCTGTTAATGGTGAATCGGGAAGATTGCGATTTACCTAGTTTAAGAGATCGAATTCAGCGCCAACTGATTTGTTCTCGACTTTATCATCCCCAACCAACGGCTATTATTGGCGATACTATCTCCAGCATATTAATTCCTACTATGGTGTTGATATGTTTGCTATGGGCATTGTTCGCTTCGCAATGGGAGAATTTTGTGCTGTTGTTGGGATGTTATAGCAGCTATACCGTAGGCTTACTCTGGCTTATGCTGATTTTAGAGCAAGGAGTACAGCAAAATACACGCGATCGCCATCAACCACAAGCACAAATTTCCTTGACCACAATCTGCAAACTGCTAATTGGCATTCCCCTAACTCAATGGATCTATGGGTTAGGGCTGTTGTCAACTTTGGGAATGTCTACAATTACATGGCGTGGTGTCAGCTATCGCATCTTTGGCCCTTGGAATATTCGGCTGGAAGAGTATAAGCCGTATCGCGGGGGATGA
- a CDS encoding glycosyl transferase family protein, which produces MNDWAVLLSQVLLGWLAIQVLLIAIFVWNLRFYQGKLLPDDKLPKTAIVLCLRGADPFLANCLRALLNQNYPQYDLKLIIDRQEDPAWKIATDTIQELGATNAQISPLYFIRRNCSLKCSSLVQAVSELDNSYRVVALVDADTVVHPNWLRELVSPLANPQIGATTGNRWYLPTGKYCGSLVRYIWNVSAVVQMYLYGIPWGGTLAVKTEVLHQTGLVDKWSKAFGEDTMMRSVLAKHQLKVKFVPSLMMLNREESDLPSLRYWLQRQLLASRLYHPWWLAVVGDTILTICIPTAIAFLFLAALFTQQWQTAIFCFICYSGYMLALLLLVLVLEKQIQQVLRRHSEPETKLSTTTIIKIFFGIPFTQWVYGLAMLSSLWMPRVKWRGITYEIKGPWNLRLLDYRPYQIIDRPSDRKLSL; this is translated from the coding sequence ATGAACGATTGGGCGGTGTTGCTGTCTCAGGTTTTGCTGGGTTGGCTGGCCATTCAAGTCTTGTTAATTGCGATATTTGTCTGGAATCTGCGTTTTTACCAGGGTAAATTATTACCAGATGATAAGTTACCCAAAACTGCGATCGTTCTTTGCTTGAGGGGTGCAGATCCTTTTCTGGCAAACTGTTTGCGTGCTTTATTAAATCAGAATTATCCTCAGTACGATCTCAAGCTGATTATTGACCGCCAAGAAGATCCAGCTTGGAAAATTGCCACGGATACCATTCAAGAACTAGGTGCAACTAACGCGCAAATCAGCCCTTTGTACTTTATCCGCAGAAACTGTAGCTTAAAATGCAGTTCTCTGGTGCAAGCAGTGTCAGAGTTAGACAATTCTTATCGGGTAGTTGCTTTAGTCGATGCTGATACAGTTGTGCATCCTAATTGGTTGCGGGAATTAGTTAGTCCTTTAGCTAATCCCCAAATTGGCGCGACAACAGGTAATCGTTGGTATTTACCCACAGGTAAATATTGCGGTTCTTTAGTGCGTTACATCTGGAACGTATCCGCAGTTGTGCAGATGTATCTTTACGGGATTCCTTGGGGTGGAACTCTTGCAGTCAAAACAGAAGTTCTCCACCAAACAGGACTTGTAGATAAGTGGAGTAAAGCTTTTGGCGAAGATACCATGATGCGCAGCGTCTTGGCTAAACATCAGCTAAAAGTGAAATTTGTACCTTCCTTAATGATGCTGAATCGGGAAGAATCAGATTTACCCAGCTTAAGATACTGGCTGCAACGGCAATTACTCGCTTCTCGCCTGTATCATCCTTGGTGGTTAGCTGTAGTTGGTGACACAATTTTAACTATATGCATCCCGACTGCGATCGCTTTCTTATTTTTAGCCGCTTTATTCACTCAACAATGGCAGACCGCTATCTTCTGCTTTATTTGCTATAGCGGCTATATGCTAGCCCTCCTCTTGCTTGTACTTGTCTTAGAAAAACAAATACAGCAAGTACTTCGTCGTCACAGCGAACCAGAAACAAAACTATCAACCACCACCATCATCAAAATCTTCTTTGGCATTCCCTTTACCCAATGGGTTTACGGTTTAGCAATGCTATCATCCCTGTGGATGCCAAGAGTTAAATGGCGCGGAATCACCTATGAAATCAAAGGGCCTTGGAACCTGCGACTCCTGGACTACCGCCCTTACCAAATCATAGATCGACCAAGCGATCGCAAACTTTCTCTCTAA
- a CDS encoding group 1 glycosyl transferase — translation MKNQPLRIALLTGLYAPFLTGVSVAVHQRVRWLLQQGHEVFLIHPEINDKYPKQVGSRPMPGLEELQAYPNFSSYAFPTEPLIFYKSLPQPLNYKHWNDTKLLANFQPDIIVAEESAQMQGVYSAFLQGYGRPVGVKYAKQTGTPIISVFHTDIVAYIKYYLGSFFFSLLRPIIPLIVKQVSKVYNVNLFPSREQLIKYEKLQCQRSEYVPYQGIDCEKFHPRNICYDPIPNDKRPTLLFVGRITAEKNVTQLIDAYPLIAAKIPDVHLVIVGSGPLDEQIKRRAQKYKSGITIWGESHGTELLGWFARADVFINPSVTENFCTTNNEALASGTPVVAAFAPSTTEQVIPGHNGFLAEPNNPADFAQKVITILENPELKAHMAQNARPSILEYDWSACMEKFEEKLYQLVALSTKPTVKVH, via the coding sequence ATGAAAAACCAACCTCTGCGGATCGCCTTATTAACCGGACTGTACGCACCCTTCCTCACAGGGGTATCAGTTGCAGTACACCAGCGAGTTCGTTGGCTACTCCAGCAAGGACACGAAGTTTTTCTCATTCATCCCGAAATTAACGATAAATACCCCAAACAAGTTGGTAGTCGTCCCATGCCAGGATTAGAAGAGTTACAGGCTTATCCTAACTTTTCCTCCTACGCATTCCCTACCGAACCGTTGATTTTCTACAAATCTCTGCCTCAACCGTTAAATTACAAACATTGGAACGATACTAAGTTACTTGCAAACTTCCAACCAGATATAATTGTGGCGGAAGAATCAGCCCAAATGCAAGGAGTTTACTCAGCTTTCTTGCAAGGTTACGGTCGCCCAGTAGGAGTTAAATATGCCAAACAAACAGGCACTCCTATTATTTCAGTGTTTCATACAGATATCGTCGCATATATCAAATATTACCTAGGAAGCTTCTTCTTTAGCTTGCTGCGCCCGATTATTCCCTTGATAGTTAAGCAAGTCAGCAAAGTTTATAACGTCAATTTATTTCCATCGCGGGAACAGCTAATTAAGTACGAAAAATTGCAATGTCAACGTAGCGAATACGTCCCTTATCAAGGTATTGATTGCGAAAAATTCCATCCCCGCAATATTTGTTACGACCCCATCCCCAACGACAAGAGACCAACCCTGCTGTTTGTCGGACGCATCACCGCCGAAAAGAACGTCACCCAACTCATAGATGCATACCCCTTAATTGCTGCCAAAATTCCTGACGTGCATCTAGTTATCGTTGGTAGCGGCCCTCTTGACGAACAAATCAAAAGACGTGCCCAAAAGTATAAATCAGGAATTACAATTTGGGGAGAATCTCACGGCACAGAACTGTTAGGTTGGTTTGCTAGAGCTGATGTCTTTATTAACCCCTCCGTCACCGAAAACTTCTGTACCACAAATAACGAAGCCCTAGCTTCTGGAACCCCTGTAGTTGCAGCCTTCGCACCCTCAACTACAGAACAAGTAATTCCCGGACACAACGGCTTTCTTGCTGAACCAAACAACCCAGCAGATTTCGCCCAAAAAGTCATTACTATTCTGGAAAATCCCGAACTTAAAGCCCACATGGCCCAGAACGCTCGCCCATCAATTTTAGAATATGATTGGTCAGCTTGTATGGAAAAGTTTGAAGAAAAGCTCTATCAACTAGTTGCTTTATCAACTAAGCCCACAGTGAAAGTTCATTAA
- a CDS encoding TrkA-N domain protein has product MGQNATIDANFFLVCGLGNLGQYCVSVLKEFGVKVNAIEVANIPRWEVPDLPDLVDKLVIGDCRQPKILEQAGIRQCRAILIVTSDERVNIAAAFAARSLNPQIRLVIRSAQENLNELLSHNLGNFVAFEATQLPAKSFALAALSSETRGFFTLENSLLRVVRVEVDVSHRWATRSQIHEMNTAHRRILAHARAGNPLLKSFYQWEPHTQILRGDTVAYIEVSDRLTKRTVQPVSSLRQSWGARIAGMRWQNLRHQLSQFWQDSSQTRRVALVGGIFMVSWFLCGTLLYKLQYPKISFQDALNVSLVLSIGGYDNLFGQLQLPFEIPWWLHLFSISQTVAGTVFVGILYAIMTERVLAAKFQFSRRRLPVPKADHIVIIGLGRVGKRVAQLLQELQQPLVGVHATELETDILSTMPLIIGNIKNSLSRVNLATAKSVVVVTDDEVTNLEIALMTHASNPTANLVIRTVDPRFSENVARLLPYARVLGVYALAAEAFVAAAFGENVLNLFRLNGQTTLVTEYQIEADDTLNGKLLAEIAYGYGIVPILHAKASQSSSKFMPSDDIKLAVGDRLVVLATIEGLQRVERGAIASPQLLVRVESALTSEAAFEGAAVISRISGCDMHLARTLMSQLPGTLQYPLYKHQAHRLVSELSKSQVQAYIV; this is encoded by the coding sequence ATGGGACAGAATGCAACTATAGATGCAAATTTCTTCTTAGTTTGTGGGCTGGGCAATCTGGGGCAGTATTGTGTATCTGTGCTGAAAGAATTTGGCGTCAAGGTAAATGCGATTGAAGTTGCAAATATTCCAAGATGGGAAGTCCCAGATTTACCCGATTTAGTAGACAAACTGGTAATTGGTGATTGTCGCCAACCCAAAATTTTAGAGCAGGCGGGAATTCGGCAGTGTCGGGCTATTTTGATTGTAACTAGTGATGAGCGAGTCAATATTGCCGCCGCATTTGCAGCGCGATCGCTTAATCCCCAAATTCGCTTAGTTATTCGGTCAGCACAGGAAAATCTCAATGAATTACTCAGTCACAACCTGGGTAATTTTGTCGCTTTTGAAGCTACGCAATTACCCGCCAAAAGCTTTGCCCTTGCAGCTTTAAGCAGTGAAACCAGAGGATTTTTTACTTTGGAAAATAGTTTGCTGCGAGTAGTGAGAGTAGAGGTAGATGTTTCCCACCGTTGGGCTACACGTTCCCAAATTCACGAAATGAATACTGCCCACCGACGAATTTTAGCTCATGCTAGAGCTGGAAATCCTCTACTAAAGTCATTCTATCAATGGGAACCTCACACTCAAATTTTAAGAGGAGACACTGTTGCTTATATTGAAGTAAGCGATCGCCTTACTAAGCGTACAGTACAACCTGTTAGCAGTCTGAGGCAATCCTGGGGCGCAAGGATTGCTGGGATGAGATGGCAAAATCTGCGACACCAGCTAAGTCAGTTTTGGCAAGATAGTAGCCAAACCCGTCGCGTAGCTTTAGTTGGCGGTATTTTTATGGTGAGTTGGTTCTTATGCGGGACTTTGCTGTACAAGCTGCAATATCCCAAAATCAGCTTCCAAGATGCGCTGAATGTCTCTTTAGTTTTAAGCATCGGCGGCTACGACAACTTATTTGGACAGCTACAGTTACCTTTCGAGATTCCTTGGTGGCTGCATTTATTCAGTATCAGTCAGACTGTAGCGGGTACAGTTTTTGTGGGTATTCTCTATGCAATTATGACTGAACGTGTCTTAGCTGCTAAATTCCAGTTTTCTCGGCGGCGTCTCCCAGTACCCAAAGCAGATCATATAGTAATAATTGGTTTAGGCAGAGTTGGTAAGCGTGTCGCCCAGCTATTGCAAGAACTTCAACAACCTTTGGTGGGCGTTCATGCGACTGAATTGGAAACAGATATACTCTCCACAATGCCATTAATTATTGGCAATATCAAAAATTCCCTCAGCCGAGTTAATCTTGCTACTGCTAAAAGCGTTGTTGTCGTCACCGATGATGAGGTAACTAATTTAGAAATTGCATTGATGACTCATGCTAGCAATCCTACAGCTAATTTGGTAATTCGCACCGTAGACCCGCGTTTTAGCGAAAATGTAGCTCGTCTGCTACCCTATGCTAGAGTTTTGGGCGTTTATGCTTTAGCTGCTGAAGCGTTTGTGGCGGCGGCGTTTGGTGAAAATGTTCTGAATCTATTTCGTCTCAACGGCCAAACTACACTAGTGACTGAATATCAAATTGAAGCTGACGATACCCTCAATGGCAAATTGCTGGCTGAAATTGCTTATGGTTATGGGATCGTGCCAATTCTCCATGCCAAAGCTAGCCAATCTAGTTCTAAGTTTATGCCATCTGATGATATCAAGTTGGCTGTAGGCGATCGCCTAGTAGTTTTAGCAACCATTGAAGGATTGCAACGAGTCGAACGGGGAGCGATCGCATCGCCGCAATTACTTGTGCGAGTTGAATCTGCGCTGACATCAGAAGCAGCTTTTGAAGGAGCAGCCGTAATTTCACGGATTTCTGGTTGTGATATGCATCTAGCCAGAACACTGATGAGTCAACTGCCAGGAACTTTACAGTATCCACTCTACAAGCACCAAGCTCATCGTTTGGTGAGCGAATTGAGTAAATCGCAGGTGCAAGCTTACATAGTTTAG